The proteins below are encoded in one region of Heliangelus exortis chromosome 22, bHelExo1.hap1, whole genome shotgun sequence:
- the LRRC26 gene encoding leucine-rich repeat-containing protein 26: MGCRRVPGRVLAFQLGCLLLLGPLPSPACPSACHCSSGQADCSQHGLQEVPQSLSTNTSVLWLGYNFITVLGPGSFPPLPNLLLLSLPHNHLGLIHSRALLGLGALRDLDLSNNRLTVLSPDTFLPLTSLVMLNLGSNRLRELEPGLAGVLPQLQALLLQDNPWVCSCSIRPLWRWLSHNREKVQEKTLLLCRAPEQLNNYPIMDLRNESFRQCQETSLSAQHYVAFFVIGPLSFMASIFFCTFMGSITVFCQHLRREPDSWRRPHICGGH, from the exons ATGGGGTGCAGGAGGGTCCCCGGCAGGGTGCTGgctttccagctgggctgtctgctgctcctggggccgctgccctccccagcctgtcccagcgCCTGCCACTGCTCCTCGGGACAGGCTGACTGCAGCCAGCACGGGCTCCAGGAGGTGCCCCAGAGCCTTTCCACCAACACCAGCGTCCTGTGGCTCGGTTACAACTTCATCACGGTGCTGGGGCCGGgttccttccctcccctgccgAACCTGTTGCTGCTCAGCCTGCCCCACAATCACCTGGGGCTGATCCACAGCCGGGCGCTGCTGGGGCTCGGGGCGCTGCGGGACCTGGACCTCAGCAACAACCGCTTGACCGTGCTGAGCCCCGACACCTTCCTGCCCCTCACCAGCCTGGTCATGCTCAACCTGGGCAGcaacaggctgagggagctggagcctGGGCTGGCGGGGGTCCTGCCCCAGCTCCAAGCTCTCCTTCTGCAGGACAACCCCTGGgtgtgcagctgcagcattCGGCCCCTCTGGCGCTGGCTCAGCCACAACAGGGAAAAAGTGCAAG agaAGACTTTGCTCCTCTGCAGGGCTCCAGAGCAGCTGAATAATTATCCAATCATGGACCTCAGGAATGAGTCCTTCAGGCAATGTCAGGAGACCTCACTCTCTGCTCAGCACTACGTTGCCTTCTTCGTCATTGGACCCTTGTCCTTCATGGCCAGCATCTTCTTCTGCACCTTCATGGGCTCCATCACAGTGTTTTGCCAGCACCTACGCAGGGAACCCGACTCCTGGAGGAGACCCCACATCTGTGGGGGCCACTGA
- the RNF224 gene encoding RING finger protein 224, with protein MSQAGGSPRAEDPGPCGRAHSRTPSRGSQRLECIICFCSYDLSSRLPRRLYCGHTFCQACLKRLDAVANEQRWIPCPQCRQNTPTPRGGVAMLDLDLATFLIVKADKEHPRGAGRSQPDSATKGSGKEKVVTQQPVGLCQEPVPPGLFPRRGCCRPCLCCGVTAAFES; from the coding sequence ATGTCCCAGGCTGGTGGCAGCCCCCGGGCAGAGGACCCAGGGCCGTGTGGCAGGGCACACTCCCGCACCCCGAGCCGGGGCAGCCAGCGGCTCGAGTGCATCATCTGCTTCTGTTCCTACGACCTGAGCAGCCGCCTGCCCCGACGGCTTTACTGCGGCCACACCTTCTGCCAAGCCTGCCTGAAGCGTTTGGATGCCGTGGCCAACGAGCAGCGCTGGATCCCCTGCCCGCAGTGCCGCCAAAACACCCCCACGCCCCGCGGCGGGGTCGCCATGCTCGACCTCGACCTGGCCACCTTCCTCATCGTCAAGGCTGACAAGGAGCATCCCCGGGGGGCCGGCAGGTCCCAGCCTGACTCGGCCACCAAAGGCTCAGGCAAGGAGAAGGTGGTGACCCAGCAGCCGGTGGGGCTGTGCCAAGAGCCGGTGCCTCCTGGGCTGTTCCCCCGGCGTGGCTGCTGCCGGCCCTGCCTGTGCTGCGGGGTGACAGCCGCCTTCGAGAGCTGA
- the CYSRT1 gene encoding cysteine-rich tail protein 1 isoform X1, which produces MGRSVGAGGGGSGRASGFGAGPRRRKPGGRQSGSGAGPSSAGGECRGRWSVPARPRVLMVRGSMDRGVSLENPYASVNIPRDQFQQSFITHYLRDEPTVISNPAAVPIYSVGEQPDPAASWNSPTISTEKSWSRPYNPYGSLRMPNGESSGSFYTITLDKPPKGQGQEAAGGCSCCKCCPCCRKCCCIIS; this is translated from the exons ATGGGTCGGTCGGTCGGGGCGGGCGGAGGTGGTTCGGGGCGGGCCAGTGGGTTCGGGGCAGGGCCGCGCAGGAGGAAGCCCGGCGGGAGGCAGAGCGGGTCCGGAGCCGGCCCGAGCTCCGCGGGTGGTGAGTGCCGGGG GAGGTGGTCAGTGCCAGCCAGGCCACGTGTGCTGATGGTAAGGGGGAGCATGGATCGTGGGGTCAGCCTGGAGAACCCCTACGCCAGTGTCAACATCCCGAGGGACCAGTTCCAGCAGAGCTTCATCACTCACTACCTGAGGGATGAGCCCACTGTCATTTCCAACCCTGCAGCCGTGCCCATCTACAGTGTGGGGGAGCAGCCAGatcctgctgccagctggaACAGCCCAACCATTTCCACAGAAAAGTCCTGGTCCCGTCCCTACAACCCCTATGGCAGCCTGAGGATGCCCAATGGGGAATCGTCCGGCTCCTTCTACACCATCACCCTGGACAAGCCCCCCAAGGGCCAggggcaggaggctgcagggggaTGCAGCTGCTGCAAGTGCTGCCCCTGCTGCAGAAAGTGCTGCTGCATCATCTCCTGA
- the CYSRT1 gene encoding cysteine-rich tail protein 1 isoform X2, protein MVRGSMDRGVSLENPYASVNIPRDQFQQSFITHYLRDEPTVISNPAAVPIYSVGEQPDPAASWNSPTISTEKSWSRPYNPYGSLRMPNGESSGSFYTITLDKPPKGQGQEAAGGCSCCKCCPCCRKCCCIIS, encoded by the coding sequence ATGGTAAGGGGGAGCATGGATCGTGGGGTCAGCCTGGAGAACCCCTACGCCAGTGTCAACATCCCGAGGGACCAGTTCCAGCAGAGCTTCATCACTCACTACCTGAGGGATGAGCCCACTGTCATTTCCAACCCTGCAGCCGTGCCCATCTACAGTGTGGGGGAGCAGCCAGatcctgctgccagctggaACAGCCCAACCATTTCCACAGAAAAGTCCTGGTCCCGTCCCTACAACCCCTATGGCAGCCTGAGGATGCCCAATGGGGAATCGTCCGGCTCCTTCTACACCATCACCCTGGACAAGCCCCCCAAGGGCCAggggcaggaggctgcagggggaTGCAGCTGCTGCAAGTGCTGCCCCTGCTGCAGAAAGTGCTGCTGCATCATCTCCTGA